Part of the Chloroflexota bacterium genome, CCTCCAGCCTCACCAAGCTGATGCGCTACAGCACCGACCTCTATCGCCGCCTCAAGAACGAAACCGAAGTTGACCCCGGCTGGCGGGAAGTGGGCAGTTTGCGTATCGCCTCTTCGGCAGAGCGCATGGAAGAACTCAAGCGCATCGTCGGCTACTCCAAAGCTTTCGGCATGCCGCTGGAAATGCTCTCGCCCAAAGAATGCCATGATCTCTTCCCGCTCATGTCGCTCGACGGCGTGCAGGGCGGCGTGTACCTGCCAACCGACGGCTACATTGATCCGACCGGCCTGACCAACGCGCTGATGGCCGGGGCCAGGAGTCGCGGCGCGAAGTTCCTGACGAACACTCGCGTCACCGGCATCACAATAACCAATAACCAAATAACAGAAGTTGCCACCGACAAAGGCCCCATCAAAACGGACGTGGTCGTAAACGCCGCCGGTTTGTGGGGCAACGACCTTGCCCGCATGGTCGGCCTTGCTCTGCCCATCATCCCGATGGCTCATCTCTACCTGATCACTAAACCCATCGCCGGCCAGCCGCACACCATGCCGACGATGCGCGACCCGGACAACCTTGTGTATTACCGCGAAGAAGTGGGCGGCCTGATCGCGGGCGGCTACGAACGTGAGCCACAGCCCTGGGGCCTCGACGGCGTGCCGCAGGACTGGAACTTCAAACTCCTTGAGCCAGATTGGGATCGCTTCACGCCGTTGATGGAGAACGCCATCAAGCGCGTGCCTGCTCTTGAAACCGCCGAGATCGTGCAACTCCTCAACGGCCCCGAAGGCTTCACACCCGACTCGGAATACTTGCTTGGCCCGACGGCAGTGCGCGGCTTCTGGGCCGCCTGCGCCTTTTGCGCCCACGGCCTGGCCGGGGCGGGGGGCATTGGCAAGGTGATGGCTGAATGGATCATTGACGGCCACCCCGAATGGGACATGTGGCGGCTCGACGTGCGCCGCTACGGGTCGCAATACAACAGTCAGCAATACACGTTGGATCGCACCGTCGAAACTTACGCCCAGTATTACGACATTCACTATCCGGCTGAAGAGCGGGGGTCGGCCCGGCCCCTGCGGCTTTCGCCTGCCTATCACCGTTTGAAAGAGTTGGGCGCGGTCTTTGGCGAGAAGGGCGGCTGGGAACGGCCAAACTGGTTTGGCCCCAACGAGCGCGACGCCAAACACACCCACCGGCCCAAAGGCTGGGGCCAGCACAACTGGTCGCCGGCGATTGGTATGGAGCACGTTGTCACGCGCGAGCGCGCCGGGTTGTTTGACGAAACATCATTTAGCAAGATCGAAGTGTTGGGGCCGGGTGCGATGATGTTCTTGCAAAGATTGTGTGCGAATGACGTGGACAAACCTGCCGGAACCGTCATCTACACCCAAATGCTCAACCCGCGCGGCGGCATCGAATGTGACTTCACCGTGTCGCGGCTGGCCGATGATCGATTCATGATCGTCACCGGCACGGCTTTTGGCACGCACGACATCACCTGGTTGCGCCTCAATGCGCCGCTCGACGGCTCGGTGTACATCAACGACATCACCTCAAGCCGGACTTGCTTCGGCCTGTGGGGGCCTCGCGCCCGCAACATTTTGCAGAAGGTGACGCGAGACGATGTGTCCAACGCCGCCTTTCCTTACATGACGGCCAAACAAATCACCGTCGGCAACGTCCCGACCCTGGCTCTGCGCGTCACCTACGTTGGCGAACTAGGCTGGGAATTTTACGCGCCGACCGAATACGGCCAGCAGTTGTGGGACACGCTGTGGGAAGCAGGGCAAGAGTTTGGCCTGGTTGCCGCCGGATACAAAGCGATTGACTCTCTACGACTGGAGAAGGGCTATCGCTACTGGAGCGGCGACATCACGCCCGACTACACCCCGTTTGAAGCCGGCCTCGGTTTCGCCGTCGCCCTCAACAAGCCCGTTGACTTCATCGGCAAGCAGGCGTTGATTGAAGCGAAAGCGAAAGGCCTGACGCAAAAGCTGTGTTGCCTCACGCTGGCCGACCCGGATACGGTGACATTTGGCAGTGAGCCGATTCGGGCTGATGGGCAAGTGGTGGGTTGGGTAACGAGCGGCGGCTACGGCTACAGTGTGGGCAAGAGCATTGCTTACGGCTATCTGCCGGTTGAACTCGCCAAGCCAGGGACGAAGCTGACGGTCGAGTGTTTTGGGGTGGAGATTGAGGCGGTGGTGGAGAGAGAGCCGTTGTGGGATGCGAGAGGGGAGAAAATAAAAATATAATGCAACCCCTCAAAATCCTCTTCCTCGCCGCTGAAGCCGCCCCCTTCGCCAAGACCGGCGGCCTGGGCGACGTGGTCGGCGCTCTGCCCAAAGCCTTGAGCGCGATGGGCCACGACGTTCGCATTGTCATCCCGGCCTATCAACCCATCGAAGCCTCTTTTCATGGCGACAACAAATGGAACCTCCGAGCTTTGCCCTGGGACTGGAAAGTGCCGACGGGCGGAGGACTGTTGCCCGCCGGTTTGTTGGAAGGTCGCGTCCCCGGCAGTGACGTGCCGATCTACTTCGTCGCCGAGCGCAACCTGTTTGGCCGCCCGGAAATTTACGGCTACCCCGACGACGCCTACCGCTTCTCCTTCTTCTGCCGCGCCGCGCTGGATTTGATCCCGGCTCTCGGCTGGCGGCCCGATATCATCCACGCCCACGACTGGCACACTGCTCCGGCCCTGATGTGGCTCGCCATCACCGGCCAGTACGACGAACGCTATCGCGGCATCCCCAGCCTCTTCACCATTCACAACCTTGCTCATCAAGGGCGTAGCCCGCGGGATGTGCTCCACTATCTCAGCGTCGAGACTCCGTCCTTGCTTGAAGAACCTTACGGCTCGGTCAATTTTATGGCGCGCGGAATCCACCACGCCACCCTCATCAACACCGTCAGCCCCACCTACGCCCGCGAGATCATGACACCCGGCGGCGGCGCTGACCTCGACGGCCTTCTGCGCTTCCGCCACTTCGACGTGCACGGCATCGTCAACGGCCTAGACTACGACACTTGGGATCCGACCGTCGACAAAAACCTGGCCCGTGCTTTCGATGTTGATCATCTTGATGATCGACTCCACAACAAACGCGCCTTGCAGGAACGCGCCGGTCTGCCCGTCCGCGAC contains:
- a CDS encoding FAD-dependent oxidoreductase; this encodes MQSHAQAVIVGGGVGGCSIAYHLTLMGWKDVVVVERHEITSGSTFHSAGLVGQLRTSSSLTKLMRYSTDLYRRLKNETEVDPGWREVGSLRIASSAERMEELKRIVGYSKAFGMPLEMLSPKECHDLFPLMSLDGVQGGVYLPTDGYIDPTGLTNALMAGARSRGAKFLTNTRVTGITITNNQITEVATDKGPIKTDVVVNAAGLWGNDLARMVGLALPIIPMAHLYLITKPIAGQPHTMPTMRDPDNLVYYREEVGGLIAGGYEREPQPWGLDGVPQDWNFKLLEPDWDRFTPLMENAIKRVPALETAEIVQLLNGPEGFTPDSEYLLGPTAVRGFWAACAFCAHGLAGAGGIGKVMAEWIIDGHPEWDMWRLDVRRYGSQYNSQQYTLDRTVETYAQYYDIHYPAEERGSARPLRLSPAYHRLKELGAVFGEKGGWERPNWFGPNERDAKHTHRPKGWGQHNWSPAIGMEHVVTRERAGLFDETSFSKIEVLGPGAMMFLQRLCANDVDKPAGTVIYTQMLNPRGGIECDFTVSRLADDRFMIVTGTAFGTHDITWLRLNAPLDGSVYINDITSSRTCFGLWGPRARNILQKVTRDDVSNAAFPYMTAKQITVGNVPTLALRVTYVGELGWEFYAPTEYGQQLWDTLWEAGQEFGLVAAGYKAIDSLRLEKGYRYWSGDITPDYTPFEAGLGFAVALNKPVDFIGKQALIEAKAKGLTQKLCCLTLADPDTVTFGSEPIRADGQVVGWVTSGGYGYSVGKSIAYGYLPVELAKPGTKLTVECFGVEIEAVVEREPLWDARGEKIKI
- a CDS encoding glycogen synthase, translating into MQPLKILFLAAEAAPFAKTGGLGDVVGALPKALSAMGHDVRIVIPAYQPIEASFHGDNKWNLRALPWDWKVPTGGGLLPAGLLEGRVPGSDVPIYFVAERNLFGRPEIYGYPDDAYRFSFFCRAALDLIPALGWRPDIIHAHDWHTAPALMWLAITGQYDERYRGIPSLFTIHNLAHQGRSPRDVLHYLSVETPSLLEEPYGSVNFMARGIHHATLINTVSPTYAREIMTPGGGADLDGLLRFRHFDVHGIVNGLDYDTWDPTVDKNLARAFDVDHLDDRLHNKRALQERAGLPVRDDVPLVAMVSRLDWQKGLDIMGHVIHLLMNDYAGEAQFVVLGTGAKEYEDVFARLAGYHKQKMTAFLTYAADLAPLIYGGADIFLMPSRFEPCGLGQLIAMHYGCVPVVRATGGLADTVRDGLTGFTFDDYTPEAFWNALQRAIYIYNVDQPSWRAIQHNGMIEDFSWSRSAHGYQQLYEWAIARLRGY